In the genome of Chroococcidiopsis sp. TS-821, the window TATCCTAAATAGGAAATTACTGGATGCTGTTAGAAAATTAGTAACTTTTGATTAAATCTAGCTTCTTTGTCATATTTCTCTTATAAAATAAGAGCAAGTATACTGATAAAGTAGGTAGAAGTAAGGCAAACAAAAAACAGATATTTTGAATAGAAAACTAGGGCATTATTAGCTTTATTTGAATTAGCTTTACAATAAAATATTTTTTAATAATTAGTGGTTGCGATCGGACTAGTGCTAAAAGATACTCTCAGAGCTTACTCTGTATCAAAAAACAGCTCTATTTTAAATATTGCAGGTTGAATTCAATGTTTTTAACAGGGTTTATAGTTGGTTTTGTTACTGCTTTCTTTAGTTCGTTTGTAATTTCGATATTTATTATGAGTTTATTAAGATTTAATTCGCAAGTTCCCAAAGAATCAAAACGCCACTTATCTGTATGGATGAATAAATCAAAAGAGAGTCAATAATGCATGAAAATCTGTGTCATTATAAACCAATTTGACTAATAATATTTTTGTTATTTTCCCACTCAATCTCGAATTTAACTGTAAATCAAGTGTACTATGCAAAGGCACGTAAATGTCAAATCATTGGCTCTAAGCTTTTCATCTGCGTAAAGCTTTGTGTTTTGAGAATACAGTAATCAAAGCGTAGGCGAAGATAATAGAGTAGCTTAAAGATATTATTCTGTCTCAGTTATAATACACCAGCTTACGACATCTAGAATATCTCATTTGCACTCAGTAAATTGAGCGAGATCTTTTCTGGAGATAGTGATGAAATTTATAAAAATGAAACTCAACAATGCATTTATTATTGACTTAGAACAACAACGAGACCATCGAGGATTCTCTGCTCAAACCTTCTGTGCGCGCGAATTTGCAGCACATGGTCTGAAGCCAGTTGTTGCACAATGCAATTTGACGTTCAACTATAAGAAGGGAACGCTACGGGGAATGCACTATCAAGTTGCTCCAGCCCGTGTAGCAAAGTTAGTTCGTTGTACTCAAGGCGCAATTTATGACGTTGTTATTGATATGCGACCTGACTCGCCAACTTTTCTCAAACACATTGATGTAGAATTAACTGCAGAAAATCGTTGGGCTTTGTACGTACCAGCGATGTGCGCGCACGGCTATCAAACCCTTGTCGATAATACTGAGGTAGTGTCTCAAGTGAGCGGGTTTTATTCTCCACACTATGAGCGCGGTCTGCGCTATGACGATCCAACCTTTAGTATTACATGGCCGCTGCCTGTCAGTGAAATTTCGCAAAAAGATTTGGCTTGGTGTTTATTTCAATCTTTTTTGCTAGAAGTTGACCCGCGATCGCTATAGAAGCCAATAACAGCGCGTGCTGCGGCTAGCAATCTTGTCAAAGTGGGTATAATTGTCGCCAGCATGAAGAACGCGCAAGTCGTTTCCACGAAGACTCACAGCAATTCTTTGAGCGATTTGCGGTGCGGATTCTAGATTGCTAGCTCTAAGATTGGGGTTTTCCATGCCGATCGTCAGGCATAGTCTTAATCATCTCTTAATTATCACTAGTAGCTCTGTGTTGTTCGCAACCAATCCTTGCAGATTTATGCAGTGCGATCGCTCGATTTTTTAACACTCAATAACCATATAAAAATAATGTCGAGTTGAGGTGTTTTTATATGCATTTTTGCACTATGCACAGGAAAAAATAGAATTTCTGTGCTACTATTAATAAACATAAGAGTGAAGTTCGGTTGCAGCGTTTGTTTTTAGAATTGATGGGCTTTTTCCTTTTAGTCTTGACAGGCTTCTCTCCGAAATCTAGAGCTCTACAACTTTCCGATCTAGGAGACAAGGTATGTCAGTTTATGTAGGTAACTTATCCTACGAGGTTACGCAAGAAGATCTTAGTGCAGTTTTTGCAGAATATGGTTCTGTGAAACGCGTTCAATTACCCACTGACCGCGAAACGGGTCGAGTACGTGGCTTCGGCTTTGTAGAAATGAATACAGAAGCAGAAGAAGAATTAGCGATTGATGCGCTTGACGGTGCAGAATGGATGGGGCGGACTTTGCGAGTAAACAAAGCAAAACCCAGAGAAAATCGCAGTTCATTTAATAGTGGTGGTAATCGTCGAAACGGCAACTATTCGGCTCGCTACTAAATACACGAGGCGAGTGCACTGGGGTAACTGCGATCGCCCTTAGCATTGTTAAAGGATGGCGCAGACGTACAATCTCGTAAACTAATATGATGTAGGAGGCTTAGGCAAATTGCTTGAGCCTTTTTTGTATGAATAGTACCTATAAGCTAGCAGCTTTGAGAAGCACAAAGTGTAAACTCAGATGTTGCACTCACAAAAATCTAAGATGACGGAGATTTAAACCTTGGGTATAGAATTACGCAGTTATGTATTTCTAGACAGGTTACAGCCTCAACACGCAGCTTATATGGGGACAGTAGCGCTAGGTTTCTTACCATTGCCAGGCGATGCTTCACTGTGGATTGAAATATCACCTGGTATTGAAATCAACCGAATTATGGACATTGCCCTCAAATCAACTTCTGTACGTCCAGGAGTGCAAGTTGTCGAGCGTCTTTACGGACTTCTCGAAGTTCATTCGAGTAACCAAGGCGATACGCGGACTGCGGGTAAAGCAATTTTAGAGGCATTAGGTGTCCGCGAACGCGAGCGTCTCAAGCCCTACGTTATTTCCAGCCAAATTATCCGCAACATAGATCCCCATCATACACAGCTGATCAATCGTACGCGTAGAGGACAAATGATTTTAGCAGGGCAAACGCTTTATGTCATGGAAGTTCAACCAGCGGCTTATGCAGCTTTAGCAGCAAATGAAGCCGAGAAAGCAGCTTTGATTAATATCTTAGAAATTCAGGCAGTTGGTAGTTTTGGACGCCTTTATTTAGGAGGAGAAGAACGAGATATTTTAGCAGGTTCGAGTGCTGCATTAGCAGCGATAGAAAACGTTGTAGGGCGGGATAACCCCGCAATGGGGCGTCGGGAATAGTCGAGTCATAAGTTAAAGTTGAAAGTTGGTGCTGCTAGATTGAAGGAGATTTTGGATGGCGAATATTGAGCATCTTGCGTTGCTACAGCAAGGTGCAGTGCGGTGGCTTGAGTGGAGGAAGAAAAACATCCAAATAAAACCAGATCTGAGCGAAGTTGATTTAAGTGAAGGTAACTTTCGAGGTGCCAATTTAGTCGCAGTCAACCTCCGCAGGGCAGATCTTAGCAAGACTAAACTGATTGCCGCTCATTTGACTCAAGCAAACTTAAGTGCGGCTAATCTCAACAAATCTGAACTCATTGACGCCAATCTTCAATACGTTGAACTTGTTGATGCTCAGTTAAGGGATGCTCAGATGACAGGAGCAGATTTAAGCTACGCTAATCTTATTGGAGCCGATCTCAAAGGCGCAGACTTAAGACGAGTTGATTTGAGTCACGCTAATTTAATTGCGACTGAGCTACGCGGCGCTAATTTAAGAGAGGCAGATCTCAATGCAGCCAATTTAAGACGAGCGAATTTCAGTTATGCTAACTTGATGGCAGCGAATTTGAGTTATGCAGACTTGGGTCATGCTAACCTCCACGAAGCTGAGCTAATTGGCGCTCATTTATACATGGCAAAGCTTGAGCAAGCAAATCTTAGTGAAGCGCATCTTGCTGGTGCTTATCTTTTTGGTACTAACTTTATCGGAGCAAATCTTTTCAAGGCTGACTTGCGATGGACAAACCTCAGCAAAGCCAATTTTACTGGCGCTGATTTAAGCAAAGCTAATTTCACTGGGGCAAACTTGAGTAAGGCTAATTTTACTGGTGCTGTGCTTGACGAAGTTGATTTTACAGGAGCGAACTTGAGCAAAGCAAACTTCCAAGACGCGATTATGACAAACCGCGATCGCGCGAAGGAAATTTGATGCACGTATGGAGAATAGGGAACTCGAATCCCTGACCTCTGCGGTGCGATCGCAGCGCTCTACCAACTGAGCTAATTCCCCAACTGCTCATTATTTTAGCATCTCATAACACTGCTTTTTTCGACGCTGTAGGCGACAAGGTTTATAATTGCGCTGCCTTTCTTGCTTTGAGACACATACCCAAGACAACTTCAGCCGCGAGACGACCTGTCTGAGCCGCACCATTCATGTACCCATAGAACTCGTCGCTTAAATGTTCGCCAGCAAAAACCAAATTTCCAACGTTGACATCTTGGCGTTCTTCAGGATCGTCTGATTCAATATAGAAAAAATCGGCAAACTCCGTCAGTTGTCCTGGCTGAAAACTAGTATAAGAGCCTTTAATAAAAGGATCTTGAGTCCATTGAGTCCGCAAAAACCTTTCGTTGGCAACTCCTTGAGCACCAGGGACGATCTTCTCAAATCGATCGAGAAACTTCCTACCTTGCGATCGCGTACTACCAGATTGCATTGCTACAACTTCGTTACCGCCAAAGAAGAAAGTCAATGCGCCATTTTTTCTATCGACTTGTCGTTGCGTTCCATCCCACGCAGCAGAAAATCCGAGATCTGTCCAAACTTCCTTCACAAATCCTGTTTCGCGTCGCCACACTTTCTCGTCAAATCCAGCGTATATCTTTTCATTTGCACCGAGATTGACTTCGTTAATAAAACGCCGCAACTGTCTTGGTAAATCTACTCGAATTTTAATATCGCGTAGGACAGTAAAAGGAATCGCGATAATGACATAATCGGCATCAACTTCATAACCACCGGAAAAAGTCAAGTGAAAGCTTCTCCCCCGTGACTGAATCTGCATCAAACGCCTACCAGTGAAAATTTGTCCTGATAGCGCCTGCGCCAGACTGTCAATAATTCTACCGCTACCACCCTCAACGACAAAGGTTTCATCCGAGTTACCCAATATTTCTACTTTGTTACCATCAACTGTAGGAAGATTAAATAACAGTTGCAGTGCTGAAGATTTGTCAGGTTCGACACCGTATTCTGTGCGAATTGTATTTTCAACTAGGTCTCGAATAAACTGCTCTGAAATCCGATCGGCGTGTTTGTCTAGATACTGAGCAACAGATAGGCGGTCAAATTGTAGCGCGAACTTGTCGTAGTCTCGATCGAGTAAGTCGGCATCGCGGGAAATTTGCCGAGCGAGTGGACGCAATTTATCGGCAACGTCAGCTTCAGAACGCAGCTTACCATCAAAATAATAAGCTGTTTCAGCAAAAGGAAAGCGCTCTGCATCTTTAGTACGATCAAAGAGATTCAAACCAAATTCTTTGACTAACTCTAAGATATCTGCGTGGTCTGTATTGATAAAGTGAGCGCCTGGATCGATGACAAGACCTTCACCCACAACACCCGTGACTGATAGTACGCGTCCTCCTAAGCGCTGTTTAGCTTCATAAACAGAAGCCGTCAAGCCAGCTTTTTTGAGTTGGTACGCCGCGTTTAATCCAGCAAGTCCGCCCCCAATAATGGCAATTCTAGCGTTTTGCCGATCGCGGCTCCAAGCTGCATAAGGTAACGCATTAGTGGCGAGTGCGCTTCCTGACGCAAGGGCTAATAATTTGAGCAAGCGCCTGCGCGTCCGTGAAACTCGCTGTTTTGTTAATGGTGGAGATTTTCCTTCCGCTTTGAGGTTCTCCCTTTGTGCTTGCTGTAGAACGCGAATGAATTGGCGAAACTGCGGTGTATGCGCCATAGTATCTCCTTATTACTTAAATTTGGAGGAACCCTTTTATGTAGTTTTACTAAGTAGCGCACCCACTTCAGACCGTTTTACGTTGAGGTCGATTCTAATAGAAAGCCTCGCGAGCTAGGAGAAGTTATTTGTAACTCTCGTAGAGTGAAATAGTACTATAGCTATAGATACTCAGTTGAGTTTTGTTCAGCAATTGTTTTATATAGGCTGCAATTGCTTAACTTCTAGTAAAACGTATACTAGGGCAGTTCATTTAAAAACCCGACGCCACAATTATTTACGAGTAGATTCCAGCAATATCTGCGTTTTCTTAGTGCCTATGCGACATACTGATGGCGATGCGTGTAAACTTGTTGTACGTACTCTAGGTCTAAATCAGACAAGTAATCTACCGTCCAGTTAGCTTGACGTTGTAGCATATGAAATGGATAAGTATTTGCAACTCCAACGACAGGAATTCCGGCACGTTTAGCTGCGGAAATTCCAGCTGGAGTATCTTCAATCGCAAGGCACTCTGCGGGTTGTAGGTTTAAGCTAGGTTCGATCTCGTTGAGTTTTTTTACGGCAAGCAGATAACCATCAGGATCGGGTTTACTCGCGGTAATATCATCACCAGCGACGATCGCACAAAAATATTCTGCTAAACTCTGGCGCTGTAATACAAGTTCAACTTCCGAACGCAATGCACCACTTACTACTGCTAGTTTAAGACCGCGCGATCGCACTTGAAAAATCAAATCTTCTAAACCTGGATACGTCGGTAACTTTTCAAGTTTTGCTAATTCTTGTTGATACGCTTCAGCTTTGCGTTTAATAATTTGCGTTAGATAGTCTTCGCTCACAACTCGACCGCGACGCTGTAACAATTCGCGAATACACGCGCGATCGCTACGCCCCAAACAAACTTGACGGTACTCCCCTGGCTTAGGGCGCAAATTTTCGGCAATTAAAACTTGGTCGATTAGTTGCTGGTGAATTGGTTCGTCGTTAATAATCACGCCATTAAAATCAAACAAAATTGCTTTCAGTGCCATACGTTACTGCCTCAATTAAGCCGGAGAAGGTATCCAACCTTCAAGTGGAATGTCTTCTTCAGTGCGATCGCCAACTCCTGACTTTTGGATTAATGGTTTTACCCCGCGCGTGACTTGATGAATCAACCACAAATCTTTTGTCTGTACCGCTGCAAACCCTGCTGCAATCGTACTTGTATCGATACTTTCTGCTGCAAAGTCGCGGATATAAGGTTCTTCAAACACATTATTCAGCCAATCGAGTTGACGTAGCGTTTTTTGATTTCCGTCCAAGATTAACACTTCTCCACCAACACTCAGTAAGCGGAAACTTTCTTGCAATATTGCTTGTGTAACTGTGGGTGGTGTTTCGTGAAATAATAACGAAGCTGTTACTACATCAAAACTAGCGTCCGGAAAACCTGTATGTTCTGCATTTCCATGACGCCATTTGATATCCAAATTAGCAGCTTGTGCCTTACGTTCCGCCATTACTAACATATACGGCGACAAATCTAAACCGATCACCTCAGCCGCTGGAAACGCCTGTTTGAGCATTAACGTTGTCGATCCTGTACCGCAGCCTAAATCGAGAATGCGGCGGGGTTGACTGTGAATTGTCTTAATTAATTCTTGCCGTACGAGTGTTTCATTCGGTAATAACACGTACTGGGTAATCGGATCGTACGATACTGCTGCGCCAGGATTGAGATAGCCGCCTTTAATACCGTGAAAGTTTTGACTGCTGTAGTAGAAAGGTGTTTCTACATCTACCCGCTGGAATCTTTTTGCTTCTTGCTGCCAATCAATACTTTCATAAAGCTGCTGTAGTTCTTGTTCATTGATAAAGAACCGCACAACAGGTGCAAGAAAACGTTCCCAAATCGTATCTTGATTTGACATAGGAGTATGCTCTCAGTAGGCGTAGATAGCGATCGCTTCTAGGTTATCATTCTTTCTTTACAAATTGTAATATACAACCGCCAAGAAATGAGTGTATTCTTGTTCTAATTTTTTGTACTCATTAAAGTATTGCAATTGCAGTTTTCACACTAAAAAATAATCGTCTAAATTGTAGAACGCCTTCATGAAAAAGATATTTATTTCTTTTGAGGAATGCTATTAGTTTATGAGTGTCTCAGTGCTAAAATTAGTAGCAATGCTAATTTGAATTAAATTTAAAAATTATTAATATTGCGGTAACTCAGTTAGCCAATAAGGTTATTGACTCTTAAGAACGTATCATGCTACATCGCCAAGAATCAGCCGGACTTGTCGTCATCACTCAACCTACGCATTCTTGGGTTGCAGGTTGCATAGCTAGAGTATGGGGAAATGAAAAATTTGGCGTATTTGCACCTAGAGAAGAAGTTTGTCTTGGTGCGGAACAGCATGATATTGGCTGGGTAGTTTGGGAAACGGCACCTACCTTAAATCCCAAGACGGGCTACCCTTATAACTTTATGGAATTACCAACAGAAACACATACAAAAATTTGGTCAGGGGCAAAACAGCTAGCACTACCATTTGGGAGATATGCAACACTGCTCGTCTCACTTCATGGTACAGGACTATTTGAGCGTCGCAATTGGCAAACGTCTTTAGAATCTTCTCGCTTAGTTCAAGCCTATTTGGACCAAGAATATGCTTTTCAAGAACAGTTAATCGCCAATTTAGAATGCGATTCGTATTATGCAGCGTATGCGACTCCAGAAAATATTCAACGCAATCGTTCTTTAGTAGCTACCTGGGATACACTATCGCTAGCTTTGTGTATGGGATTGCGGGAAGAAAAGAAGTTTCATCAAGTTCCTACAGCTTTAGGTGAAATTACACTAACTTTAACTCCTGTAGAAGAAAACGTCATAAAAGTTTCTCCTTGGGTGTTTCAACAGGATACAGTAAAGCTTGTTTACGAAGGGCGACTATTACAAAAGAAATTTACAGATGAAGCCGCGATGCGACAAGCATTAAACAATGCATCATGGGTTAATATTACTAATACATTAATTTCAAATTGATCGAAGTGAGATTAAACGCGATCGCCTGTATTGCAATCATAAGGCAAATCTCGATTTGTTCAGCAAACTGATTATTGATATAAGTATCG includes:
- a CDS encoding dTDP-4-dehydrorhamnose 3,5-epimerase family protein, with protein sequence MKFIKMKLNNAFIIDLEQQRDHRGFSAQTFCAREFAAHGLKPVVAQCNLTFNYKKGTLRGMHYQVAPARVAKLVRCTQGAIYDVVIDMRPDSPTFLKHIDVELTAENRWALYVPAMCAHGYQTLVDNTEVVSQVSGFYSPHYERGLRYDDPTFSITWPLPVSEISQKDLAWCLFQSFLLEVDPRSL
- a CDS encoding DUF3891 family protein, giving the protein MLHRQESAGLVVITQPTHSWVAGCIARVWGNEKFGVFAPREEVCLGAEQHDIGWVVWETAPTLNPKTGYPYNFMELPTETHTKIWSGAKQLALPFGRYATLLVSLHGTGLFERRNWQTSLESSRLVQAYLDQEYAFQEQLIANLECDSYYAAYATPENIQRNRSLVATWDTLSLALCMGLREEKKFHQVPTALGEITLTLTPVEENVIKVSPWVFQQDTVKLVYEGRLLQKKFTDEAAMRQALNNASWVNITNTLISN
- a CDS encoding class I SAM-dependent methyltransferase; protein product: MSNQDTIWERFLAPVVRFFINEQELQQLYESIDWQQEAKRFQRVDVETPFYYSSQNFHGIKGGYLNPGAAVSYDPITQYVLLPNETLVRQELIKTIHSQPRRILDLGCGTGSTTLMLKQAFPAAEVIGLDLSPYMLVMAERKAQAANLDIKWRHGNAEHTGFPDASFDVVTASLLFHETPPTVTQAILQESFRLLSVGGEVLILDGNQKTLRQLDWLNNVFEEPYIRDFAAESIDTSTIAAGFAAVQTKDLWLIHQVTRGVKPLIQKSGVGDRTEEDIPLEGWIPSPA
- a CDS encoding NAD(P)/FAD-dependent oxidoreductase is translated as MAHTPQFRQFIRVLQQAQRENLKAEGKSPPLTKQRVSRTRRRLLKLLALASGSALATNALPYAAWSRDRQNARIAIIGGGLAGLNAAYQLKKAGLTASVYEAKQRLGGRVLSVTGVVGEGLVIDPGAHFINTDHADILELVKEFGLNLFDRTKDAERFPFAETAYYFDGKLRSEADVADKLRPLARQISRDADLLDRDYDKFALQFDRLSVAQYLDKHADRISEQFIRDLVENTIRTEYGVEPDKSSALQLLFNLPTVDGNKVEILGNSDETFVVEGGSGRIIDSLAQALSGQIFTGRRLMQIQSRGRSFHLTFSGGYEVDADYVIIAIPFTVLRDIKIRVDLPRQLRRFINEVNLGANEKIYAGFDEKVWRRETGFVKEVWTDLGFSAAWDGTQRQVDRKNGALTFFFGGNEVVAMQSGSTRSQGRKFLDRFEKIVPGAQGVANERFLRTQWTQDPFIKGSYTSFQPGQLTEFADFFYIESDDPEERQDVNVGNLVFAGEHLSDEFYGYMNGAAQTGRLAAEVVLGMCLKARKAAQL
- a CDS encoding HAD family phosphatase gives rise to the protein MALKAILFDFNGVIINDEPIHQQLIDQVLIAENLRPKPGEYRQVCLGRSDRACIRELLQRRGRVVSEDYLTQIIKRKAEAYQQELAKLEKLPTYPGLEDLIFQVRSRGLKLAVVSGALRSEVELVLQRQSLAEYFCAIVAGDDITASKPDPDGYLLAVKKLNEIEPSLNLQPAECLAIEDTPAGISAAKRAGIPVVGVANTYPFHMLQRQANWTVDYLSDLDLEYVQQVYTHRHQYVA
- a CDS encoding pentapeptide repeat-containing protein, yielding MANIEHLALLQQGAVRWLEWRKKNIQIKPDLSEVDLSEGNFRGANLVAVNLRRADLSKTKLIAAHLTQANLSAANLNKSELIDANLQYVELVDAQLRDAQMTGADLSYANLIGADLKGADLRRVDLSHANLIATELRGANLREADLNAANLRRANFSYANLMAANLSYADLGHANLHEAELIGAHLYMAKLEQANLSEAHLAGAYLFGTNFIGANLFKADLRWTNLSKANFTGADLSKANFTGANLSKANFTGAVLDEVDFTGANLSKANFQDAIMTNRDRAKEI
- a CDS encoding RNA-binding protein, whose product is MSVYVGNLSYEVTQEDLSAVFAEYGSVKRVQLPTDRETGRVRGFGFVEMNTEAEEELAIDALDGAEWMGRTLRVNKAKPRENRSSFNSGGNRRNGNYSARY